One window of the Xenopus tropicalis strain Nigerian chromosome 10, UCB_Xtro_10.0, whole genome shotgun sequence genome contains the following:
- the LOC116408029 gene encoding ADP-ribosylation factor-like: MGNLFSSLYQALMGFIGTKARIIMLGLDAAGKTTVLYKLKFNKTVTTIPTIGFNVETLEPMSDVSFTVWDMGYQAKLKPLWNYYLTNTDGLVFIVDSADCERFQEARLELEAILDTDEMRGVPFVVMANKQDLPGARRPMEVAEELGLPKIQGHPWHVQGCCATTGDGLVEGLEVFTNLVKQFQNTRS, translated from the coding sequence ATGGGCAATCTCTTTAGTTCCCTCTACCAAGCCCTTATGGGCTTCATTGGCACCAAGGCCAGAATCATCATGCTGGGTCTGGATGCAGCTGGCAAAACCACAGTCCTGTACAAACTAAAGTTTAATAAGACCGTCACTACAATCCCCACCATCGGATTCAACGTTGAGACACTGGAGCCCATGAGTGACGTGTCCTTCACTGTATGGGATATGGGGTATCAGGCGAAGCTTAAACCCCTTTGGAATTATTATTTAACCAACACAGATGGCCTGGTCTTTATTGTGGACAGTGCTGACTGTGAGAGGTTCCAGGAAGCCAGGCTGGAGCTGGAAGCCATTCTGGACACTGACGAAATGAGAGGTGTCCCATTTGTGGTGATGGCCAATAAACAGGATCTTCCCGGTGCCAGGAGGCCAATGGAGGTGGCAGAAGAATTAGGCTTGCCGAAGATACAAGGCCACCCATGGCACGTGCAGGGCTGTTGTGCAACTACTGGGGATGGACTTGTGGAGGGCCTGGAAGTATTCACAAACTTGGTGAAACAGTTCCAAAATACCAGGTCCTAA